In Candidatus Thermoplasmatota archaeon, a genomic segment contains:
- a CDS encoding restriction endonuclease subunit S, producing the protein MKQQIEKKFKETEIGMIPEDWDKLPLSEAVTINPHRYIKKGEKCKFISMDMLKEHNRKIQGFEIRNYSGGTKFINGDTLLARITPCLENGKTAFVDILFQDEVAAGSTEFIILCGKENKTTNKFVYYLSISPQMKAEAIKSMTGTSGRQRVQASLLKTVSVLIPPLTEQQSIAKILSDLDSKIELNQQMNNTLEAIGQALFKHWFVDFEFPNEEGKPYKSSGGEMVYAEEVGKEIPKGWKVGTINDLAIQIKDQVLPYKYPEKIYNHLSIEAYDSGKKPLKQFGSEIQSNKFKVHDKTILFSKLNPRFQRIWPITDAKENSICSTEFLVFKPKDNSFSYFYNLLLSNFIREKLIQMARGTSSSHQRISAGDILNLSIVVPPQDILESFERLILPSFIKRQQNIENQLVLSKIRDSLLPKLMSGKIRVQLPETEAHP; encoded by the coding sequence ATGAAACAACAAATTGAAAAAAAATTCAAAGAAACTGAAATAGGTATGATTCCTGAGGATTGGGATAAACTACCTCTATCTGAAGCCGTCACTATTAATCCACATAGATATATAAAAAAGGGCGAGAAATGTAAATTTATCTCAATGGATATGTTAAAAGAACATAATAGAAAAATTCAAGGATTTGAAATAAGAAATTATTCAGGAGGTACAAAATTTATTAATGGAGATACGTTGTTAGCGAGAATCACACCTTGTCTTGAAAATGGAAAAACAGCTTTTGTTGATATTTTATTTCAAGATGAAGTTGCAGCAGGATCAACAGAATTTATTATTCTTTGTGGGAAAGAAAATAAAACAACTAATAAATTCGTTTATTACTTATCCATTTCACCACAGATGAAAGCTGAAGCAATAAAATCTATGACAGGAACTTCAGGAAGGCAGAGGGTTCAAGCTAGTTTGTTGAAAACGGTATCAGTTTTGATACCTCCATTGACAGAACAACAATCAATCGCCAAAATCCTCTCCGATCTCGACTCAAAAATCGAACTCAACCAGCAGATGAACAACACCCTTGAAGCCATTGGTCAAGCCTTGTTCAAACACTGGTTCGTTGATTTTGAATTCCCCAATGAGGAGGGGAAGCCGTATAAGTCAAGTGGTGGGGAGATGGTGTATGCTGAGGAGGTGGGGAAAGAGATACCGAAGGGATGGAAAGTTGGGACAATAAACGATCTAGCGATTCAAATTAAGGATCAAGTTCTACCTTATAAATATCCAGAAAAAATCTATAATCATCTGAGCATAGAAGCATACGATTCTGGAAAGAAACCCTTAAAACAATTTGGATCAGAAATTCAGAGTAACAAGTTTAAAGTTCATGATAAAACAATTTTATTTTCAAAGTTAAATCCAAGATTCCAAAGGATATGGCCGATAACTGATGCAAAGGAAAATAGTATCTGTTCAACAGAATTTTTGGTATTCAAACCAAAAGATAACTCATTTAGTTATTTCTATAATTTGCTACTATCAAATTTTATCAGAGAAAAGCTAATCCAGATGGCAAGAGGAACCAGTAGTAGCCATCAACGTATATCCGCTGGTGACATACTAAATCTTTCTATTGTTGTGCCACCACAAGATATACTCGAATCATTCGAACGTCTTATTTTACCGAGTTTTATTAAACGACAGCAAAATATAGAAAATC